The DNA region TGAACCAGGACAAACAGGTGATGAAGGAGAAATGATAATATTTGAAGGAAGAGGATCAATGGTGATGATAGCCGTTTCAGGACTGATTTCTAAAGAATTTCCTAAATAATCGGTGACAGAGATCAATGAATAGGTAGAAGTGGTTGCCGGTTGAACCGTAATTACTTTTTCAGAGGTATAGCCATTTTCTGTATATTGATTAATTCCATCGCTATAAACCACAGTATAAGGACTTGTTCCTGAAGTTATGGTCACACCAACGGAAGTATAGCCACCGCTGCAAATTTCAGAAGGAGAATTTGAATGAATAATACAATTCTGTGCAATTACTTTGTTTCCAAGCAAAAGCAAAAAAGCGTTTACAAATACAAATATAAATATTTTGTTAACGTTTAAATGTTTTTTAAAATCACAAGTAGGGATAGTCGTAAAATGAATCATCATTAAAATATTTATAAATGAAAATTTTATTGAATCCCGATCTTACTTTACTCTATGAAAAAAACTTCTATTTTTTTGCTTGTTGTTAATTTTTTAGACGTTAAAATTTTATTTTTAAATTTGATGATCTATGATTGGGGAATTCCAGTCATGTATATTTGATATAGAAATATACTAAAAAATGAAGAAGGAAACTTAAAAAATTTGACCAAGAAATGATACTCCGATATTTATATTTTCAAAAATTCGATCAATACTAAATCAGGCTATTCCTTTCGATTATTACCATTTTATGAATATCAATTTTTGTTATGTTAATTGATTGAAATACATCATTAATAATTTTGGTGAATTCTGAATTTTAAAGAATAATAATAACTTTGAAAAAATAACAATCATAATTAAAATAATGAAAAATAAAATTTTACCCAAACTTTGGTTTATTCTTCTATCCGCTTTATTTTTCGATGCTGCCATGGGACAAAGCCCAGCCAGGATATGTTCCCCTGATAGTTTTTCCTGCCACACCAAAAAAATCATCTTTTCCCTTACCCAGGGGGGCAATTCAAAAAGATTCAGGACTTTGAAAAAAAGCTTTTTAAATGACAGCAGTAAGAATATTTTCATACATAAACAGGCAATTGACTGGCTGGGGCTGTACAGGAATCTTTATGTAGATATCAATGGAAAGACGGACAGCATGGTTTATATTACTTGTCATTACGACAAAGCAGATGGAAATCTTTTCATGCTTGTAAGTGTTTTGTTAAATGGTTCACTTGATTTTTTCCTTTCTCCTGCTTATTTCAGCAAAGGGGCCTATGACAATGGAACAGGCTGTGCCGTGGCACGTGAACTAATCAGGCAGATGCAACAATACAATCCTCATTATACTTACAGATTCTTATTCACCGGTCAGGAAGAAGAAGGCCTGCGAGGTTCAAGAAGGCATGTTTCAGGTTTAAGCAAAAAAGAATGGAGTAAAGTGGTTTATGCCGTCAACATTGACATGATAGGTGAAAAAGGAAACAAAAACCTGTACGTTTCAGCAGATGTAAGTGATTCGGCCCTGGTGATGCAAGTTTTCAGGATATCGCTACTCAATCACCTTAATCTTTCATTCAATGCGATCAAGAAAACCGGGGGAACCAGTGATTTTGAATCATTCAAGGGTC from Bacteroidota bacterium includes:
- a CDS encoding M28 family peptidase translates to MKNKILPKLWFILLSALFFDAAMGQSPARICSPDSFSCHTKKIIFSLTQGGNSKRFRTLKKSFLNDSSKNIFIHKQAIDWLGLYRNLYVDINGKTDSMVYITCHYDKADGNLFMLVSVLLNGSLDFFLSPAYFSKGAYDNGTGCAVARELIRQMQQYNPHYTYRFLFTGQEEEGLRGSRRHVSGLSKKEWSKVVYAVNIDMIGEKGNKNLYVSADVSDSALVMQVFRISLLNHLNLSFNAIKKTGGTSDFESFKGQSFCKDFLKSFEFNLPGAFLPQRSYFTSRKKAVPVINFTDSCRFGISDMLSIYSPFSFGHEHSYKDKPSRIDYNRLYNYYQLIWHLLESKDIALKR